A window from Drosophila subobscura isolate 14011-0131.10 chromosome O, UCBerk_Dsub_1.0, whole genome shotgun sequence encodes these proteins:
- the LOC117899294 gene encoding putative transcription factor capicua isoform X2, whose amino-acid sequence MNVMNAFQDFELGAKLYLQCLLSLSSSRSATPSYTSPVNHAGASPLNAIAHSPVNVSSNHHRQNFFTPIAATNQSQQQQQQQQQQPAAVTSVASIGPLDTGKWKTTPSPVLYNANNNSSSSNNNNNNNNGWEGNSNNSGASGNGTGGGAGGTQPLPMPPQTTPVSLVMHAPPPQQQQQHQQHQHQQPPAAHLNALPGPGAPPSSVGHATSVIRISSSQQQQQQQQQQQQQQQHPHPHVVVSQNQTFHPVIVDATQLTVTSMPVQSIMQQQQQQQQQQVPHTSVSFHQPNTPTNTTSVAVTSIVHGHGHGHGQEKVLPKNGYNAPSHPWYKILPQMPPMTKAPQGPATPTTTTTASNYSVVMMHQQQQQQQQQPSPLQSPLGGVAVQQQQQQQQTSLNHNNNHMIVPNPLSSPGKPLNCSMNDAKVAAAAAAAAAAAVTHQQVAEEQDDQLDDDVFESTPTPTPATTNGKKQTAAMRLQTYTSNSNIRKLEECHDDGANGGAPITSAAKRRSQSLSALQQQQQQAAQQQQQQQQAAAAAAAGGAAAGQPVAANKKIRRPMNAFMIFSKKHRKMVHKKHPNQDNRTVSKILGEWWYALKPEQKAQYHELATVVKDEHFKQHPEWKWCNKDRRKSSTSTAAGKAGGAAGAAAAAGDAKSRLASVDGSDSLEHDMCPNTPGGQGHSEHQGDIIPLTIDNYNSACDEAPTTISGKGGKLLKNELHSDEDEQMLLTEEPPSKKLDLQCRERVNDSDMDDAPYDYRKQQQQEKVQRSQDDHAVGANGQAMTAPPTTGGDREITLKPKAIKAHPVLESTMLPYPQMSIYTQYTSPKNPIGVTPFQPTGGAFKSMPISPKGCSSKADEAATLQPHIKQEDIKQEPPSPYKLNGGSVSASGVVSSAPPPNSGGSGVGAIFNFNVPTATALSQKQFQYPMHHSHRSPTDLRAAHQACVPSSPAAMSLGHAANMATPPASAPAQIMGAGPAPGQKMFFAMTSQYPLLPRSHQPGTPSLEHLQLEAFAGSYIFKNHNGLPPPVSAQPTMLLHGYTPSHSAEPPASSPSYKSMPSTPKSATYHMSAPPERASHEGGGATAGGDESDMDADGQQFVLAPTPAQLGRAPLQRRKNLSQSKSESNVSFGANLGASNGGQHISRKLHSPTTMDVSSPIIGHVNSSSLSSALPTPTSSTTTPNSDEQLPLTPTTSNSNSQPKSPLKGVSAGAAATAAAVAHKKKNDELNNSVLKQVDFEKKYKALPQFQPEDCQSPSAIAVPSSPRVYGTNYRKKNTAPVPVQKLICEDDSIDEPASAPPTTTQRFFGPDFNNELKDQCFAELESTDQTGRSPRTPKTPLQSARSDASEKGHRKVLETRRNLVMQLFNVHGNFPTAQATIAFQTKHIDVFPRKQDLQLKIREVRQKLLGQASCTPHSAGPNTPSDSNSSSTLSANSAHTNIATPNAAGVNPQQKEQQQDLEQHPQSKANET is encoded by the exons ATGAACGTCATGAATGCGTTCCAGGATTTCGAGCTGGGAGcgaaattatatttacagtGCTTAT TATCCCTGAGCAGTTCACGCTCGGCCACGCCATCGTATACATCACCCGTGAATCATGCCGGCGCCTCGCCGCTAAATGCCATCGCCCACTCGCCGGTCAATGTGTCCTCGAACCACCACAGGCAGAACTTTTTCACGCCCATTGCTGCCACCAAtcaatcgcagcagcagcagcaacaacaacaacaacaacctgcCGCCGTGACATCTGTGGCATCGATTGGCCCTTTGGATACGGGAAAATGGAAGACTACACCCAGTCCGGTCCTGtacaatgccaacaacaacagcagcagcagcaacaacaacaacaacaacaacaatggctgggaggggaacagcaacaacagtggAGCATCTGGAAATggaacaggaggaggagcaggaggaacacagccactgccaatgccacCACAAACAACGCCCGTGTCTCTGGTTATGCATGCCccaccgccgcagcagcagcaacagcaccagcagcatcaacatcaacaaccaCCTGCCGCACACCTCAATGCACTGCCAGGACCTGGAGCGCCGCCCAGCAGTGTGGGGCATGCCACCAGCGTGATACGCAtctccagcagccagcaacagcagcagcagcagcagcagcagcagcagcaacaacagcatcccCACCCTCACGTGGTTGTGTCGCAGAATCAAACGTTTCATCCCGTGATTGTAGATGCCACGCAGCTGACAGTGACGTCCATGCCGGTGCAGTCcattatgcagcagcagcagcaacagcaacaacagcaggtgCCGCACACTTCGGTTTCATTTCATCAGCCCAACACGCCTACCAACACCACCTCTGTGGCAGTCACGTCGATAGTGCATggccacggacacggacacgggcagGAGAAGGTGTTGCCAAAAAACG GCTACAATGCGCCTAGCCATCCCTGGTACAAGATTCTGCCACAAATGCCACCCATGACCAAGGCGCCACAAGGTCCGGCCAcaccaacaacgacaacgaccgCCAGCAACTACAGCGTGGTCATGatgcatcaacagcagcagcaacaacagcagcagccatcgccTCTGCAGAGCCCACTCGGAGGAGTtgctgtccagcagcagcagcaacagcagcagacgtcTCTgaatcacaacaacaaccatatGATCGTGCCCAATCCCTTGTCATCGCCCGGAAAGCCGCTCAACTGCTCCATGAACGATGccaaagtggcagcagctgctgcagcagcagccgccgcggcAGTAACCCATCAGCAGGtggcggaggagcaggatgATCAGCTGGACGATGATGTGTTTGAATCCACTCCAACGCCCACTCCGGCCACAACCAATGGAAAGAAGCAGACGGCAGCCATGAGGCTGCAAACgtacaccagcaacagcaacatccgCAAGCTGGAGGAGTGCCATGACGACGGGGCCAATGGAGGAGCACCCATCACGTCGGCTGCCAAGCGTCGGAGTCAATCCCTGAGcgccttgcagcagcagcagcagcaggcagcgcaacagcagcagcagcagcagcaggcggcagcagcagcagcggcagggggaGCAGCGGCCGggcagccagtggcagcaaacAAGAAGATACGCAGGCCGATGAATGCGTTCATGATCTTCTCGAAGAAGCATCGCAAGATGGTCCACAAGAAGCATCCAAATCAGGACAATCGAACGGTCAGCAAGATCCTCGGGGAATGGTGGTATGCCCTGAAGCCGGAGCAGAAGGCCCAGTACCATGAGCTGGCGACCGTCGTCAAGGATGAGCATTTTAAGCAGCATCCCGAATGGAAATGGTGCAACAAGGATCGCCGCAAGTCCTCCACCTCGACGGCTGCTGGcaaggcaggaggagcagctggtgctgcggctgccgcagGCGACGCCAAATCGCGCCTGGCCTCGGTGGATGGCTCCGATTCGCTGGAGCACGACATGTGCCCCAATACGCCGGGCGGTCAGGGCCACTCCGAACACCAGGGCGACATCATCCCACTGACGATTGACAACTACAACAGCGCCTGTGATGAAGCGCCCACCACGATCTCTGGCAAGGGAGGAAAACTCCTCAAGAATGAACTGCACTCGGATGAGGATGAGCAAATGCTGTTGACGGAGGAGCCACCCTCCAAGAAGCTCGATCTGCAGTGCCGCGAACGTGTGAACGATTCGGACATGGACGATGCCCCCTACGATTAccgcaagcagcagcagcaagaaaaagttCAG CGCTCGCAGGATGATCATGCGGTTGGTGCCAATGGCCAGGCCATGACTGCACCGCCAACCACCGGTGGGGATCGCGAGATTACGCTCAAGCCAAAGGCAATCAAGGCCCATCCGGTGCTGGAGAGCACCATGCTGCCATATCCCCAGATGTCGATCTATACACAGTACACTAGTCCCAAGAATCCAATCGGTGTAACACCATTCCAACCCACAG GCGGCGCCTTCAAGTCTATGCCTATCAGCCCCaagggctgcagcagcaaagccgATGAGGCAGCCACACTGCAGCCACATATCAAGCAGGAGGACATTAAACAGGAGCCACCATCGCCATATAAACTGAACGGTGGCTCGGTCTCGGCATCAGGTGTGGTCAGCAGTGCACCACCGCCCAATAGTGGCGGCAGTGGTGTGGGAGCCATCTTCAATTTCAATGTGCCAACAGCGACGGCCCTCAGCCAGAAGCAGTTCCAGTATCCGATGCATCACTCGCATCGCAGTCCCACGGATCTGAGAG CCGCCCATCAGGCATGTGTGCCCTCATCGCCGGCGGCCATGAGTCTGGGACATGCCGCCAATATGGCCACACCACCGGCCTCCGCACCAGCACAGATAATGGGAGCAGGTCCGGCGCCAGGCCAAAAGATGTTCTTTGCCATGACAAGTCAG TACCCCTTGCTGCCGCGATCCCATCAACCGGGTACACCTTCGCTGGAGCATCTGCAGCTGGAGGCCTTTGCGGGCAGCTATATATTCAAGAATCACAACGGACTGCCGCCACCAGTTAGCGCTCAACCGACAATGCTGCTCCATGGGTATACGCCCAGTCACAGCGCAGAGCCGCCAGCGAGTTCGCCCTCGTACAAGTCGATGCCCTCCACCCCGAAGTCGGCGACATATCACATGAGTGCACCGCCAGAGCGTGCCAGCcatgaaggaggaggagcgacgGCTGGAGGCGATGAGAGCGACATGGATGCAGATGGCCAGCAGTTTGTATTGGCCCCAACGCCAGCACAATTGGGACGAGCACCGCTGCAGCGGCGCAAGAATTTAT CTCAAAGCAAATCGGAGAGCAATGTTTCGTTTGGAGCGAATCTGGGTGCCAGCAACGGGGGACAGCACATCAGTCGAAAGTTGCACTCACCCACAACGATGGATGTCTCGTCGCCCATCATTGGCCATGTGAATAGTTCCAGCCTCAGCTCGGCACTGCCCACGCCCACCTCCTCGACGACGACACCCAATAGCGATGAGCAACTGCCTCTGACGCCCACaacgagcaacagcaacagtcagCCCAAGTCTCCGTTGAAGGGAGTCTcggctggagctgcagcaacagcggcagcggtggcccacaaaaagaagaacgatGAATTGAATAA CAGTGTACTCAAGCAGGTGGACTTTGAGAAGAAATACAAGGCACTGCCGCAGTTCCAGCCAGAGGATTGCCAGTCGCCCAGTGCCATAGCTGTGCCGTCCTCGCCGCGAGTTTACGGAACCAACTACCGCAAGAAGAACACAgcaccagtgccagtgcagAAGCTAA tttgcGAAGATGATTCCATTGATGAGCCCGCATCGGCACCGCCAACCACAACGCAGCGCTTCTTTGGGCCCGACTTTAACAACGAGCTGAAGG ATCAATGTTTCGCAGAACTGGAAAGCACGGATCAGACGGGACGTTCGCCACGGACGCCCAAGACGCCGCTGCAGAGTGCAAGATCGGATGCCAGCGAGAAGGGGCATCGCAAGGTGTTGGAAACGCGTCGCAATTTGGTCATGCAGTTGTTTAACGTACACGGCAACTTCCCAACAGCACAGGCCACAATCGCCTTTCAG ACCAAGCACATTGATGTGTTTCCGCGCAAACAGGATCTGCAGCTGAAGATACGCGAAGTGCGACAAAAGTTGCTGGGACAGGCATCCTGCACACCGCACTCGGCCGGCCCCAATACACCGTCCGACTCGAATTCGTCGTCTACACTGAGCGCCAATAGTGCACACACCAATATTGCGACACCGAATGCGGCAG GTGTGAATCCtcaacagaaggagcagcagcaggacttgGAACAGCATCCTCAGAGCAAGGCAAATGAAACGTAG
- the LOC117899294 gene encoding putative transcription factor capicua isoform X5 → MNVMNAFQDFELGAKLYLQCLLSLSSSRSATPSYTSPVNHAGASPLNAIAHSPVNVSSNHHRQNFFTPIAATNQSQQQQQQQQQQPAAVTSVASIGPLDTGKWKTTPSPVLYNANNNSSSSNNNNNNNNGWEGNSNNSGASGNGTGGGAGGTQPLPMPPQTTPVSLVMHAPPPQQQQQHQQHQHQQPPAAHLNALPGPGAPPSSVGHATSVIRISSSQQQQQQQQQQQQQQQHPHPHVVVSQNQTFHPVIVDATQLTVTSMPVQSIMQQQQQQQQQQVPHTSVSFHQPNTPTNTTSVAVTSIVHGHGHGHGQEKVLPKNGYNAPSHPWYKILPQMPPMTKAPQGPATPTTTTTASNYSVVMMHQQQQQQQQQPSPLQSPLGGVAVQQQQQQQQTSLNHNNNHMIVPNPLSSPGKPLNCSMNDAKVAAAAAAAAAAAVTHQQVAEEQDDQLDDDVFESTPTPTPATTNGKKQTAAMRLQTYTSNSNIRKLEECHDDGANGGAPITSAAKRRSQSLSALQQQQQQAAQQQQQQQQAAAAAAAGGAAAGQPVAANKKIRRPMNAFMIFSKKHRKMVHKKHPNQDNRTVSKILGEWWYALKPEQKAQYHELATVVKDEHFKQHPEWKWCNKDRRKSSTSTAAGKAGGAAGAAAAAGDAKSRLASVDGSDSLEHDMCPNTPGGQGHSEHQGDIIPLTIDNYNSACDEAPTTISGKGGKLLKNELHSDEDEQMLLTEEPPSKKLDLQCRERVNDSDMDDAPYDYRKQQQQEKVQRSQDDHAVGANGQAMTAPPTTGGDREITLKPKAIKAHPVLESTMLPYPQMSIYTQYTSPKNPIGVTPFQPTGGAFKSMPISPKGCSSKADEAATLQPHIKQEDIKQEPPSPYKLNGGSVSASGVVSSAPPPNSGGSGVGAIFNFNVPTATALSQKQFQYPMHHSHRSPTDLRAAHQACVPSSPAAMSLGHAANMATPPASAPAQIMGAGPAPGQKMFFAMTSQYPLLPRSHQPGTPSLEHLQLEAFAGSYIFKNHNGLPPPVSAQPTMLLHGYTPSHSAEPPASSPSYKSMPSTPKSATYHMSAPPERASHEGGGATAGGDESDMDADGQQFVLAPTPAQLGRAPLQRRKNLSQSKSESNVSFGANLGASNGGQHISRKLHSPTTMDVSSPIIGHVNSSSLSSALPTPTSSTTTPNSDEQLPLTPTTSNSNSQPKSPLKGVSAGAAATAAAVAHKKKNDELNNSVLKQVDFEKKYKALPQFQPEDCQSPSAIAVPSSPRVYGTNYRKKNTAPVPVQKLICEDDSIDEPASAPPTTTQRFFGPDFNNELKELESTDQTGRSPRTPKTPLQSARSDASEKGHRKVLETRRNLVMQLFNVHGNFPTAQATIAFQTKHIDVFPRKQDLQLKIREVRQKLLGQASCTPHSAGPNTPSDSNSSSTLSANSAHTNIATPNAADVFQYY, encoded by the exons ATGAACGTCATGAATGCGTTCCAGGATTTCGAGCTGGGAGcgaaattatatttacagtGCTTAT TATCCCTGAGCAGTTCACGCTCGGCCACGCCATCGTATACATCACCCGTGAATCATGCCGGCGCCTCGCCGCTAAATGCCATCGCCCACTCGCCGGTCAATGTGTCCTCGAACCACCACAGGCAGAACTTTTTCACGCCCATTGCTGCCACCAAtcaatcgcagcagcagcagcaacaacaacaacaacaacctgcCGCCGTGACATCTGTGGCATCGATTGGCCCTTTGGATACGGGAAAATGGAAGACTACACCCAGTCCGGTCCTGtacaatgccaacaacaacagcagcagcagcaacaacaacaacaacaacaacaatggctgggaggggaacagcaacaacagtggAGCATCTGGAAATggaacaggaggaggagcaggaggaacacagccactgccaatgccacCACAAACAACGCCCGTGTCTCTGGTTATGCATGCCccaccgccgcagcagcagcaacagcaccagcagcatcaacatcaacaaccaCCTGCCGCACACCTCAATGCACTGCCAGGACCTGGAGCGCCGCCCAGCAGTGTGGGGCATGCCACCAGCGTGATACGCAtctccagcagccagcaacagcagcagcagcagcagcagcagcagcagcaacaacagcatcccCACCCTCACGTGGTTGTGTCGCAGAATCAAACGTTTCATCCCGTGATTGTAGATGCCACGCAGCTGACAGTGACGTCCATGCCGGTGCAGTCcattatgcagcagcagcagcaacagcaacaacagcaggtgCCGCACACTTCGGTTTCATTTCATCAGCCCAACACGCCTACCAACACCACCTCTGTGGCAGTCACGTCGATAGTGCATggccacggacacggacacgggcagGAGAAGGTGTTGCCAAAAAACG GCTACAATGCGCCTAGCCATCCCTGGTACAAGATTCTGCCACAAATGCCACCCATGACCAAGGCGCCACAAGGTCCGGCCAcaccaacaacgacaacgaccgCCAGCAACTACAGCGTGGTCATGatgcatcaacagcagcagcaacaacagcagcagccatcgccTCTGCAGAGCCCACTCGGAGGAGTtgctgtccagcagcagcagcaacagcagcagacgtcTCTgaatcacaacaacaaccatatGATCGTGCCCAATCCCTTGTCATCGCCCGGAAAGCCGCTCAACTGCTCCATGAACGATGccaaagtggcagcagctgctgcagcagcagccgccgcggcAGTAACCCATCAGCAGGtggcggaggagcaggatgATCAGCTGGACGATGATGTGTTTGAATCCACTCCAACGCCCACTCCGGCCACAACCAATGGAAAGAAGCAGACGGCAGCCATGAGGCTGCAAACgtacaccagcaacagcaacatccgCAAGCTGGAGGAGTGCCATGACGACGGGGCCAATGGAGGAGCACCCATCACGTCGGCTGCCAAGCGTCGGAGTCAATCCCTGAGcgccttgcagcagcagcagcagcaggcagcgcaacagcagcagcagcagcagcaggcggcagcagcagcagcggcagggggaGCAGCGGCCGggcagccagtggcagcaaacAAGAAGATACGCAGGCCGATGAATGCGTTCATGATCTTCTCGAAGAAGCATCGCAAGATGGTCCACAAGAAGCATCCAAATCAGGACAATCGAACGGTCAGCAAGATCCTCGGGGAATGGTGGTATGCCCTGAAGCCGGAGCAGAAGGCCCAGTACCATGAGCTGGCGACCGTCGTCAAGGATGAGCATTTTAAGCAGCATCCCGAATGGAAATGGTGCAACAAGGATCGCCGCAAGTCCTCCACCTCGACGGCTGCTGGcaaggcaggaggagcagctggtgctgcggctgccgcagGCGACGCCAAATCGCGCCTGGCCTCGGTGGATGGCTCCGATTCGCTGGAGCACGACATGTGCCCCAATACGCCGGGCGGTCAGGGCCACTCCGAACACCAGGGCGACATCATCCCACTGACGATTGACAACTACAACAGCGCCTGTGATGAAGCGCCCACCACGATCTCTGGCAAGGGAGGAAAACTCCTCAAGAATGAACTGCACTCGGATGAGGATGAGCAAATGCTGTTGACGGAGGAGCCACCCTCCAAGAAGCTCGATCTGCAGTGCCGCGAACGTGTGAACGATTCGGACATGGACGATGCCCCCTACGATTAccgcaagcagcagcagcaagaaaaagttCAG CGCTCGCAGGATGATCATGCGGTTGGTGCCAATGGCCAGGCCATGACTGCACCGCCAACCACCGGTGGGGATCGCGAGATTACGCTCAAGCCAAAGGCAATCAAGGCCCATCCGGTGCTGGAGAGCACCATGCTGCCATATCCCCAGATGTCGATCTATACACAGTACACTAGTCCCAAGAATCCAATCGGTGTAACACCATTCCAACCCACAG GCGGCGCCTTCAAGTCTATGCCTATCAGCCCCaagggctgcagcagcaaagccgATGAGGCAGCCACACTGCAGCCACATATCAAGCAGGAGGACATTAAACAGGAGCCACCATCGCCATATAAACTGAACGGTGGCTCGGTCTCGGCATCAGGTGTGGTCAGCAGTGCACCACCGCCCAATAGTGGCGGCAGTGGTGTGGGAGCCATCTTCAATTTCAATGTGCCAACAGCGACGGCCCTCAGCCAGAAGCAGTTCCAGTATCCGATGCATCACTCGCATCGCAGTCCCACGGATCTGAGAG CCGCCCATCAGGCATGTGTGCCCTCATCGCCGGCGGCCATGAGTCTGGGACATGCCGCCAATATGGCCACACCACCGGCCTCCGCACCAGCACAGATAATGGGAGCAGGTCCGGCGCCAGGCCAAAAGATGTTCTTTGCCATGACAAGTCAG TACCCCTTGCTGCCGCGATCCCATCAACCGGGTACACCTTCGCTGGAGCATCTGCAGCTGGAGGCCTTTGCGGGCAGCTATATATTCAAGAATCACAACGGACTGCCGCCACCAGTTAGCGCTCAACCGACAATGCTGCTCCATGGGTATACGCCCAGTCACAGCGCAGAGCCGCCAGCGAGTTCGCCCTCGTACAAGTCGATGCCCTCCACCCCGAAGTCGGCGACATATCACATGAGTGCACCGCCAGAGCGTGCCAGCcatgaaggaggaggagcgacgGCTGGAGGCGATGAGAGCGACATGGATGCAGATGGCCAGCAGTTTGTATTGGCCCCAACGCCAGCACAATTGGGACGAGCACCGCTGCAGCGGCGCAAGAATTTAT CTCAAAGCAAATCGGAGAGCAATGTTTCGTTTGGAGCGAATCTGGGTGCCAGCAACGGGGGACAGCACATCAGTCGAAAGTTGCACTCACCCACAACGATGGATGTCTCGTCGCCCATCATTGGCCATGTGAATAGTTCCAGCCTCAGCTCGGCACTGCCCACGCCCACCTCCTCGACGACGACACCCAATAGCGATGAGCAACTGCCTCTGACGCCCACaacgagcaacagcaacagtcagCCCAAGTCTCCGTTGAAGGGAGTCTcggctggagctgcagcaacagcggcagcggtggcccacaaaaagaagaacgatGAATTGAATAA CAGTGTACTCAAGCAGGTGGACTTTGAGAAGAAATACAAGGCACTGCCGCAGTTCCAGCCAGAGGATTGCCAGTCGCCCAGTGCCATAGCTGTGCCGTCCTCGCCGCGAGTTTACGGAACCAACTACCGCAAGAAGAACACAgcaccagtgccagtgcagAAGCTAA tttgcGAAGATGATTCCATTGATGAGCCCGCATCGGCACCGCCAACCACAACGCAGCGCTTCTTTGGGCCCGACTTTAACAACGAGCTGAAGG AACTGGAAAGCACGGATCAGACGGGACGTTCGCCACGGACGCCCAAGACGCCGCTGCAGAGTGCAAGATCGGATGCCAGCGAGAAGGGGCATCGCAAGGTGTTGGAAACGCGTCGCAATTTGGTCATGCAGTTGTTTAACGTACACGGCAACTTCCCAACAGCACAGGCCACAATCGCCTTTCAG ACCAAGCACATTGATGTGTTTCCGCGCAAACAGGATCTGCAGCTGAAGATACGCGAAGTGCGACAAAAGTTGCTGGGACAGGCATCCTGCACACCGCACTCGGCCGGCCCCAATACACCGTCCGACTCGAATTCGTCGTCTACACTGAGCGCCAATAGTGCACACACCAATATTGCGACACCGAATGCGGCAG ATGTTTTTCAATATTACTAA